A section of the Malus sylvestris chromosome 17, drMalSylv7.2, whole genome shotgun sequence genome encodes:
- the LOC126610244 gene encoding ATP-dependent zinc metalloprotease FTSH 2, chloroplastic-like produces MAASSACLVGNGLSTRGTKTNLSKDFCGRHLLHPSALPSLGKVTKTVLTKVSLDQRQNEGRRGFLKLLLGNVGIGAPALLGAGNALAADDQGVSSSRMSYSRFLEYLDKGRVTKVDLFENGTIAIVEAVSPELGNRLQRVRVQLPGLSQELLQKFREKNIDFAAHNAQEDSGSLLFNLIGNLAFPLILIGGLFLLSRRSSGGMGGPGGPGFPLQFGQSKAKFQMEPNTGVTFDDVAGVDEAKQDFVEVVEFLKKPERFTAVGARIPKGVLLVGPPGTGKTLLAKAIAGEAGVPFFSISGSEFVEMFVGVGASRVRDLFKKAKENAPCIVFVDEIDAVGRQRGTGIGGGNDEREQTLNQLLTEMDGFEGNTGIIVVAATNRADILDSALLRPGRFDRQVSVDVPDIRGRTEILKVHASNKKFDGTVSLDVVAMRTPGFSGADLANLLNEAAILAGRRGKSAISSKEIDDSIDRIVAGMEGTVMTDGKSKSLVAYHEVGHAICGTLTPGHDAVQKVTLVPRGQARGLTWFIPADDPTLISKQQLFARIVGGLGGRAAEEVIFGEPEVTTGAAGDLQQITGLAKQMVTTFGMSDIGPWSLMDASQSGDVIMRMMARNSMSEKLAEDIDSAIKRLSDEAYEIALTHIRNNREAIDKIVEVLLEKETMTGDEFRAILSEFVEIPVENRVPAAVPTPVAV; encoded by the exons ATGGCAGCATCATCAGCATGCCTTGTGGGGAATGGGTTATCTACCCGCGGTACTAAGACAAATTTGAGCAAGGACTTTTGTGGCAGGCATCTCTTGCACCCTTCAGCTCTTCCATCCTTGGGTAAAGTGACAAAAACAGTTCTCACAAAGGTGTCGCTAGACCAAAGGCAAAACGAGGGAAGAAGAGGCTTTTTGAAGTTGTTGCTTGGGAATGTGGGAATAGGAGCACCGGCTTTACTTGGAGCAGGGAATGCTTTGGCCGCCGATGATCAAGGCGTCTCTTCTTCAAGGATGTCTTATTCCAGGTTCTTGGAGTATCTGGACAAGGGCAGGGTGACTAAAGTTGATTTGTTTGAGAATGGAACCATAGCTATTGTTGAGGCTGTTTCTCCTGAGTTAGGGAACCGATTGCAGCGAGTTCGTGTTCAACTTCCAGGACTAAGCCAAGAGCTCCTCCAGAAGTTCAGGGAAAAGAATATCGACTTTGCTGCACACAATGCTCAAGAAGACTCGGGCTCTCTTTTATTTAACCTGATTGGAAATCTTGCTTTCCCACTAATTTTAATTGGAGGCTTGTTCCTACTCTCAAGGCGTTCATCTGGAGGCATGGGTGGTCCAGGTGGGCCTGGATTTCCTCTACAATTTGGTCAGTCTAAAGCCAAGTTCCAAATGGAACCAAACACCGGAGTGACTTTCGATGATGTTGCTGGGGTAGATGAAGCCAAGCAAGATTTCGTGGAGGTGGTCGAATTCTTAAAGAAGCCTGAGAGGTTCACAGCTGTTGGGGCTCGAATTCCTAAAGGGGTTCTTCTTGTTGGCCCTCCAGGAACCGGAAAGACTCTGCTAGCAAAGGCAATTGCTGGTGAAGCGGGTGTTCCATTTTTCTCCATCTCAGGTTCTGAATTTGTTGAAATGTTTGTTGGTGTTGGTGCTTCCCGAGTTCGTGATCTTTTTAAGAAGGCCAAGGAGAATGCACCTTGCATTGTATttgttgatgaaattgatgCTGTTGGACGGCAAAGAGGAACTGGAATTGGAGGAGGGAACGATGAAAGGGAACAAACCCTCAATCAGCTTTTGACAGAAATGGATGGTTTTGAAGGCAACACTGGTATTATCGTGGTTGCAGCGACTAACAGGGCAGATATTCTTGACTCTGCCTTATTGAGGCCTGGCCGGTTTGACAGGCAGGTGTCTGTTGATGTCCCAGACATACGAGGAAGAACAGAGATCTTAAAGGTTCATGCTAGCAATAAGAAGTTTGATGGAACTGTTTCTCTTGATGTTGTAGCCATGAGAACACCTGGCTTCAGTGGGGCAGATCTCGCAAACCTCCTTAATGAAGCAGCTATATTGGCTGGTCGACGTGGGAAGTCAGCAATTTCATCTAAAGAGATTGATGATTCGATTGATAGAATAGTGGCTGGAATGGAAGGAACAGTAATGACAGATGGAAAGAGTAAAAGTCTGGTGGCATATCACGAAGTTGGGCACGCCATATGTGG GACATTGACTCCAGGGCATGATGCTGTCCAAAAGGTGACATTAGTCCCTCGTGGTCAGGCTCGGGGTCTTACGTGGTTTATTCCTGCAGATGATCCTACCTTGATCTCCAAGCAGCAATTATTTGCAAGAATTGTTGGCGGGCTTGGTGGTAGAGCTGCAGAGGAAGTGATCTTTGGTGAGCCTGAGGTGACAACAGGTGCAGCTGGTGATTTGCAGCAGATCACTGGTTTGGCCAAACAG ATGGTTACCACCTTCGGAATGTCTGATATTGGACCGTGGTCATTGATGGACGCGTCTCAGAGCGGTGACGTCATTATGAGAATGATGGCAAGAAACTCAATGTCAGAAAAGCTTGCTGAAGACATTGATTCAGCTATTAAGAGATTATCGGATGAAGCATATGAGATTGCGTTGACCCACATAAGAAACAACCGCGAAGCCATTGACAAGATCGTGGAGGTCCTTCTTGAGAAGGAAACAATGACCGGAGATGAATTCCGGGCAATCTTGTCCGAATTCGTTGAAATCCCAGTTGAAAACCGGGTCCCTGCTGCAGTTCCAACACCAGTGGCTGTTTAG
- the LOC126610245 gene encoding pentatricopeptide repeat-containing protein At2g41080 → MGKSFFYSLLNTLHIPSPRFLSSATSKVVGDSTTPAAATEQFTNLCSKGHIKQAFEGFKSQIWSDPSLFSHLLKACIPSKSLSLAKQLHSLIVTSGCSADKFVSNHLLNLYSKVGDLDAALTLFGHLPRRNTMSCNILINGYVQKGDLESAQKVFDEMPERNVATWNAMVTGLTQFEFNEEGQGLFSEMHELGFLPDEYTLGSVLRGCAGLRTLCAGRQVHAYVIKCGFEFNLVVGSSLAHMYMKSGSLVEGEKVITSMPIRSVVAWNTIIAGKAQNGHLEGVLDQYNLMKIAGFRPDKVTFVSVISSCAELATLGQGQQIHAEAIKAGACTVVAVISSLISMYSRCGCLEDSLKAFMESEVGDAVMWSSMISAYGFHGRGEDAIKLFEEMKEEELEANDVTFLSLLYACSHCGLKDKGLGFFNSMIEKYGLHPKLEHYTCVVDLLGRSGCLEEAEAMIRSMPVKADAIIWKTLLSACKIHKNADMARRIADEVIRQDPQDSASYVLLSNIHALARKWHDVSEMRKMMRDRKVKKEPGISWLEIKNQVHQFCIGDKSHPQSREIDLYLKELTSELKLHGYVPDIGSVLHDMDNEEKEYNLAHHSEKLAIAFALMNTPEGVPVRVMKNLRVCIDCHVAIKYISLIKNREIIVRDASRFHHFKDGKCSCGDYW, encoded by the coding sequence ATGGGCAAGTCGTTTTTCTACTCCCTACTCAACACCCTGCACATTCCATCCCCACGCTTTCTGTCCTCCGCCACCTCCAAAGTTGTCGGAGACTCGACCACCCCCGCCGCCGCCACAGAACAATTCACAAACCTCTGCTCCAAAGGACACATCAAACAAGCATTTGAGGGGTTCAAATCTCAGATATGGTCAGACCCATCTCTCTTCTCACACCTCCTCAAAGCATGCATCCCCAGCAAGTCCCTCTCTTTAGCAAAACAGCTCCATTCTTTGATTGTCACATCTGGGTGTTCCGCAGACAAGTTCGTATCCAATCACCTCCTCAACTTGTACTCCAAAGTCGGAGACTTGGATGCCGCTTTAACCTTGTTTGGTCATCTCCCCAGGAGAAACACAATGTCTTGCAACATTTTGATCAATGGGTACGTGCAGAAGGGTGATTTGGAAAGTGCCCAgaaggtgtttgatgaaatgcctgAGAGAAATGTGGCTACGTGGAATGCCATGGTCACGGGGTTGACGCAGTTTGAATTTAACGAAGAGGGGCAGGGTCTGTTTTCTGAGATGCACGAGCTGGGGTTTTTGCCCGATGAGTACACTTTGGGCAGTGTTCTGAGGGGTTGTGCTGGTTTGAGAACATTGTGTGCCGGGCGTCAGGTTCACGCTTATGTGATAAAATGCGGGTTTGAGTTTAATTTGGTCGTTGGGAGCTCTTTGGCTCATATGTATATGAAGTCGGGTAGCTTGGTGGAAGGAGAAAAAGTGATTACATCGATGCCAATTCGCAGTGTGGTTGCTTGGAATACTATTATTGCGGGAAAAGCTCAAAATGGGCACCTCGAGGGAGTGTTGGATCAGTATAACTTGATGAAAATTGCTGGATTCAGGCCTGATAAGGTCACTTTtgttagtgttattagttcgtGTGCGGAATTAGCAACACTTGGACAGGGTCAGCAAATTCATGCTGAAGCAATTAAAGCTGGGGCTTGCACAGTTGTTGCGGTGATTAGTTCGTTAATTAGTATGTATTCGAGATGCGGGTGTCTTGAAGATTCTCTGAAAGCTTTCATGGAAAGTGAAGTTGGAGATGCTGTAATGTGGAGTTCTATGATTTCTGCCTATGGGTTTCATGGACGAGGAGAGGACGCCATTAAGCTGTTTGAGGAGATGAAGGAGGAAGAATTGGAGGCAAATGATGTTACTTTCTTGAGTTTGCTTTATGCGTGCAGTCATTGCGGGTTGAAGGACAAAGGACTTGGGTTCTTCAACTCTATGATCGAAAAGTATGGACTACATCCTAAATTAGAACACTATACATGTGTGGTTGACTTGCTTGGCCGATCTGGCTGTTTGGAGGAAGCCGAGGCAATGATACGATCAATGCCTGTTAAAGCAGATGCTATCATTTGGAAAACTTTGTTATCTGCATGTAAAATCCACAAGAACGCTGACATGGCAAGAAGGATTGCTGATGAAGTTATTAGGCAAGATCCACAGGACTCAGCGTCCTATGTGCTACTTTCGAACATCCATGCTTTAGCTCGAAAGTGGCATGATGTTTCTGAGATGAGAAAAATGATGAGAGATAGAAAGGTCAAGAAGGAGCCAGGTATAAGTTGGctggaaattaaaaatcaagTTCACCAGTTCTGCATCGGTGATAAATCGCACCCCCAATCTagagagattgatttgtatCTTAAAGAGCTAACATCAGAGTTGAAGTTGCATGGTTATGTGCCTGATATCGGCTCTGTTTTGCATGATATGGATAACGAGGAGAAAGAATATAACTTGGCACACCATAGTGAGAAGTTGGCGATTGCTTTCGCCTTAATGAACACTCCTGAGGGTGTACCAGTAAGGGTGATGAAGAATTTGCGTGTTTGCATTGATTGTCATGTTGCTATTAAGTACATATCTCTAATAAAAAACCGAGAGATTATTGTACGTGATGCTAgtagatttcatcactttaaaGATGGGAAATGTTCTTGTGGAGATTACTGGTAA